Proteins from a genomic interval of Acetobacterium woodii DSM 1030:
- the rpmH gene encoding 50S ribosomal protein L34 → MKRTYQPKVRQRKKEHGFRKRMSAKSGRLILKKRRQKGREKLSA, encoded by the coding sequence GTGAAAAGAACTTATCAACCAAAAGTTAGACAACGAAAAAAAGAACATGGTTTCAGAAAAAGAATGTCTGCCAAAAGCGGTCGACTTATTTTGAAAAAGAGAAGACAAAAAGGAAGAGAAAAATTATCAGCATAA